A window from Kovacikia minuta CCNUW1 encodes these proteins:
- a CDS encoding energy-coupling factor ABC transporter ATP-binding protein encodes MHHNPISIENLSYTYPDGTQALTGINLQIKATERVALVGANGSGKSTLLQHFNGILLPQAGTIVVGEYPMEPQHLKDIRNFVGLVFQNPDDQLFMPTVWEDIGFGPMNQGCCREEIGNRCHQAMHAVGLEPRHFSERNAHNLSGGEKKRVAIAGVLAMQPQILVFDEPTAQLDPRSRRQLIHLLDSLPLTQLIATHDLDLALELCDRTVVLSQGEIVYDGETEKILSNSELLEQYSLEMPLSYSRPYCQLEHAPAA; translated from the coding sequence ATGCACCACAACCCCATTTCAATCGAAAATCTTAGCTATACCTATCCAGACGGTACCCAGGCTTTGACAGGAATTAATTTGCAGATCAAAGCCACCGAACGGGTAGCACTGGTGGGTGCAAATGGATCGGGTAAATCGACGCTACTCCAGCACTTTAATGGAATTTTGCTCCCTCAAGCGGGCACGATCGTTGTTGGGGAATATCCGATGGAGCCGCAGCACCTCAAGGATATTCGTAACTTTGTTGGGTTAGTGTTTCAGAACCCAGATGACCAGTTGTTTATGCCAACCGTTTGGGAGGATATTGGGTTTGGTCCCATGAATCAGGGGTGTTGTCGAGAAGAGATAGGCAATCGCTGCCATCAAGCAATGCACGCGGTTGGGCTGGAGCCAAGGCACTTTTCTGAGCGCAATGCCCACAATCTGTCAGGTGGGGAAAAAAAACGGGTGGCGATCGCGGGCGTACTGGCAATGCAACCCCAGATTCTCGTCTTTGACGAACCGACTGCCCAATTAGACCCCCGTAGCCGTCGTCAGTTAATTCATTTGTTAGACAGCCTGCCCTTAACCCAATTAATTGCAACCCACGATCTGGATCTGGCCCTGGAGTTGTGCGATCGTACCGTTGTCCTCAGTCAGGGAGAAATTGTCTACGACGGTGAAACTGAGAAGATTCTGAGCAATTCTGAATTGCTGGAGCAATACTCCCTGGAGATGCCTCTCAGCTATAGCCGCCCCTACTGCCAACTGGAACACGCTCCGGCGGCATAG
- the cbiQ gene encoding cobalt ECF transporter T component CbiQ: MLLLHIGAFHLDVDSKRQTPWHTLTPQTRVLCVLLLLLAIVLTPHGNWLTWAFYGLGILTILLVSQVTVPVLLKRLVVESAFIGVVLIGTLFREGGEVLWQWGWFKITTTGLTVLGSVTLKAFLALVLLNILTLTTSVPALLQALAALRMPPLLVSILASMYRYIAVLVEEFNSMRRAAISRNLMSSNRWQRLVVGNMIGALFIRTYERGERVHLAMLSRGYQGLPPVREMPKGRRRDILALSLTAIFALLGQTVYLVR, encoded by the coding sequence ATGCTGTTACTGCATATTGGCGCGTTTCATCTAGATGTTGATAGTAAGCGCCAAACCCCCTGGCATACATTGACTCCCCAAACTCGAGTTCTCTGTGTCCTGTTGCTGTTGCTGGCGATCGTCCTTACTCCCCACGGAAATTGGCTAACCTGGGCATTTTATGGGCTGGGCATTCTGACAATTTTGCTGGTCAGCCAGGTAACAGTGCCTGTTCTACTCAAGCGATTGGTTGTGGAATCAGCTTTTATTGGGGTGGTGCTGATCGGCACCTTATTTCGAGAAGGGGGAGAAGTTCTATGGCAGTGGGGTTGGTTCAAAATTACAACCACCGGATTAACCGTCCTGGGTAGTGTGACCCTAAAGGCATTCTTAGCCTTAGTTTTGTTGAATATCCTGACCCTAACTACATCGGTGCCTGCATTACTTCAGGCACTGGCGGCTTTAAGGATGCCCCCTTTGCTGGTTTCGATTCTGGCATCGATGTACCGCTACATTGCTGTACTAGTTGAGGAGTTCAACTCAATGCGTCGAGCAGCAATCTCTCGTAATCTCATGAGCAGCAACCGATGGCAACGGTTAGTCGTCGGTAATATGATTGGCGCTTTGTTTATCCGCACCTACGAGCGAGGAGAGCGGGTACACCTGGCGATGTTGTCGCGGGGCTACCAGGGTTTACCTCCCGTAAGAGAGATGCCTAAAGGTAGACGCCGCGATATTTTGGCATTGTCTCTGACGGCGATTTTTGCTCTGCTGGGACAGACCGTTTACTTAGTTCGATAG
- a CDS encoding PDGLE domain-containing protein — protein sequence MSSNLSRTRNRAFVLTGLGIALLIAVFLSPFASQHPDGLDRVSQDLKFDAKAKEDAPAKRLPFYAVFEEYALRGVPEQVATPLAGLVGTLATFGLAWGIGKLVVRGSSPQDDSSDLP from the coding sequence ATGAGTAGCAATCTTTCTCGAACCCGCAATCGGGCTTTCGTCTTGACTGGTTTAGGAATTGCACTGCTAATTGCGGTATTTTTGTCTCCCTTCGCCAGTCAGCACCCGGATGGACTAGACCGGGTTTCTCAGGACTTAAAGTTTGATGCCAAGGCAAAAGAAGATGCACCTGCCAAAAGGCTTCCGTTTTATGCCGTTTTTGAAGAGTATGCACTCCGGGGGGTTCCAGAGCAGGTTGCCACTCCCCTGGCAGGGTTGGTGGGAACGTTAGCTACATTTGGCTTAGCCTGGGGAATCGGCAAACTCGTCGTTCGGGGTTCTTCTCCCCAGGATGATTCTTCAGATTTACCTTAA
- the cbiM gene encoding cobalt transporter CbiM produces MATVGFAFSGYSASLLDLVSQPYLALHIPDGFLSFPVLAVTWIISLALIAISLNRAQAEYKDRTVPLMGVCAAFIFAAQMINFPIPGGTSGHLLGGTLAGVLLGPWAGTLVMTAVFIVQSVVFQDGGITALGANIFNMGLIGTFGGYYLFRAIRGAIGRDKLSGMVVGSAVAAWVSVVVAAAFCAFQLAISGTVPLAVALAAMVGWHVLIGIGEALITVVTVIYVWRTRPDLFYRPPRRELTTTSRPLSTR; encoded by the coding sequence TTGGCTACTGTTGGGTTTGCATTTTCTGGTTATTCGGCGTCTTTGTTGGATCTGGTCAGTCAGCCCTATCTGGCTCTGCACATTCCAGACGGTTTTTTGAGCTTCCCTGTGCTTGCCGTAACCTGGATCATTTCTTTAGCACTGATTGCTATCTCCCTGAATCGGGCGCAGGCGGAGTATAAGGATCGGACAGTTCCGCTGATGGGGGTTTGTGCAGCCTTTATCTTTGCGGCACAGATGATTAACTTCCCCATTCCGGGTGGAACTTCAGGGCATCTGCTGGGGGGGACTCTGGCGGGTGTGTTACTGGGTCCCTGGGCAGGAACGCTCGTCATGACGGCTGTATTTATCGTCCAGAGTGTTGTGTTTCAGGATGGTGGGATAACGGCTCTGGGAGCCAATATTTTCAATATGGGCTTGATTGGTACGTTTGGTGGTTACTATTTGTTCCGCGCCATCCGGGGTGCGATCGGTCGAGACAAACTTTCCGGCATGGTCGTTGGCAGCGCTGTTGCCGCCTGGGTGAGTGTGGTGGTTGCCGCCGCCTTTTGCGCTTTTCAGTTGGCAATTTCTGGCACTGTTCCCTTGGCGGTTGCACTGGCAGCAATGGTGGGTTGGCATGTGTTGATTGGTATTGGCGAAGCGCTGATTACAGTCGTAACCGTGATCTATGTTTGGCGCACCCGCCCCGATTTGTTCTACCGCCCACCCCGTAGAGAACTCACTACTACTTCTCGTCCCTTGTCAACCCGATAA
- the rplS gene encoding 50S ribosomal protein L19 has product MKSNLPVIYVGDTVKVGVIIQEGGKERTQPYEGVVIAKRGAGINQNITVRRTFQGVGVERVFLIHSPRIESIKVLRRGKVRRAKLYYLRDRVGKATRLKQRFDRAL; this is encoded by the coding sequence ATGAAATCGAATCTTCCCGTCATTTATGTTGGCGACACTGTTAAGGTTGGCGTCATCATTCAGGAGGGAGGAAAAGAGCGCACCCAGCCCTATGAGGGCGTTGTGATTGCCAAACGAGGTGCTGGAATTAACCAGAACATTACTGTTCGTCGGACTTTCCAAGGGGTTGGAGTAGAGCGAGTCTTCTTGATCCATTCTCCCCGAATTGAAAGTATCAAAGTCCTCCGTCGAGGTAAGGTGCGGCGTGCCAAGCTTTACTACCTGCGCGATCGCGTGGGTAAGGCAACTCGCCTGAAACAACGGTTCGATCGGGCACTGTAG
- the secE gene encoding preprotein translocase subunit SecE, which translates to MAKESEAKSQEVSSGFNPTTFFQETKDELDKVVWPSRQQLISESIAVILMVILSASLIYLVDNFFSWAAMQVFG; encoded by the coding sequence GTGGCAAAAGAAAGTGAAGCTAAGTCACAGGAAGTGAGTTCTGGGTTCAATCCAACCACTTTCTTTCAGGAAACAAAAGATGAACTGGATAAGGTTGTTTGGCCCAGTCGGCAGCAACTGATCAGTGAATCAATTGCTGTCATCCTGATGGTTATTCTTTCGGCAAGTCTGATTTATCTGGTTGATAATTTCTTTTCTTGGGCAGCAATGCAGGTGTTTGGATGA
- the nusG gene encoding transcription termination/antitermination protein NusG: MTYTSDDSPDLAPAEFDEAQEGEVFSGKARWYAVQVASGCEKRVKANLEQRVETLDVASRIVQVEIPQTPAVKLRKDGSRQNTEEKVFPGYVLIRMVMDDETWQVVKNTPNVINFVGAEQKRRYGRGRGHVKPMPLGQAEVERIFKQTQEQEPIIKIDMAPGDKILVLSGPFKDFEGEVIKG; the protein is encoded by the coding sequence ATGACGTATACTTCAGACGATTCCCCAGATTTGGCTCCAGCGGAGTTCGACGAAGCTCAAGAGGGAGAAGTTTTCTCCGGTAAAGCTCGTTGGTATGCTGTGCAGGTTGCCTCTGGCTGCGAGAAGCGAGTCAAGGCGAACCTGGAACAACGGGTTGAAACGCTAGATGTTGCTAGTCGAATCGTTCAGGTTGAAATTCCCCAGACTCCTGCGGTCAAACTCCGGAAGGATGGCAGCCGTCAAAATACTGAGGAAAAAGTTTTTCCCGGATACGTGCTGATCCGGATGGTGATGGATGATGAAACCTGGCAAGTTGTCAAAAACACTCCAAACGTGATCAATTTTGTGGGGGCGGAGCAAAAGCGTCGCTACGGGCGAGGTCGTGGACACGTTAAGCCTATGCCTTTAGGGCAGGCAGAAGTGGAGCGTATCTTTAAGCAGACGCAGGAGCAAGAGCCAATCATTAAGATCGACATGGCTCCTGGGGATAAGATTTTGGTGCTTTCTGGTCCCTTCAAGGATTTTGAGGGTGAAGTGATTAAGGGTTAG
- the rplK gene encoding 50S ribosomal protein L11 — protein sequence MAKKVAAVIKLAISAGKANPAPPIGPALGQHGVNIMMFCKEYNARTADQAGMVVPVEISVYEDRSFTFVLKTPPASKLIAKAAGIQTGSGEPNRKKVGSITRAQLQEIAQTKMPDLNANDIDAAMKIVEGTARNMGVTIKD from the coding sequence ATGGCAAAAAAAGTAGCAGCGGTCATTAAGTTGGCAATTTCAGCAGGGAAAGCAAACCCTGCTCCTCCGATTGGTCCCGCGCTGGGTCAGCACGGGGTCAATATCATGATGTTTTGTAAGGAGTACAACGCTAGAACGGCTGACCAGGCAGGTATGGTTGTTCCAGTTGAAATTTCCGTCTATGAAGATCGGAGTTTTACCTTCGTTCTTAAAACCCCTCCTGCCTCCAAACTGATTGCAAAGGCTGCGGGTATCCAGACCGGTTCCGGTGAACCGAATCGCAAAAAGGTTGGTTCCATTACCCGTGCCCAATTGCAAGAAATTGCCCAAACCAAAATGCCTGATCTGAACGCAAACGACATTGATGCAGCGATGAAGATTGTGGAAGGCACCGCCCGTAATATGGGCGTTACCATCAAAGATTAG
- the rplA gene encoding 50S ribosomal protein L1: MKKRSRRLQELQKKVEDRPYEPLEALTLLKEMATAKFPESAEAHIRLGIDPKYTDQQLRTTVALPKGTGQTVRVAVIARGEKVTEATNAGADIAGSEELINDIQKGMLDFDLLIATPDMMPQVAKLGKLLGPRGLMPSPKGGTVTFDLPQAISEFKAGKLEFRADRTGIVHVMFGKASFPTEDLLINLKALQETIDRNRPSGAKGRYWRSIYVASTMGPSIEVDINGLRDLKMGEAA; this comes from the coding sequence ATGAAGAAGCGATCGCGCAGACTACAAGAACTACAAAAGAAGGTTGAAGATCGACCCTACGAACCTTTGGAAGCCCTTACGCTGTTGAAGGAAATGGCAACTGCCAAATTCCCGGAGTCGGCTGAAGCCCACATTCGCCTGGGGATTGATCCCAAGTACACCGACCAGCAGTTGAGAACCACCGTTGCTCTGCCTAAGGGCACTGGGCAAACCGTCCGGGTCGCTGTGATTGCTAGAGGAGAAAAGGTTACCGAAGCAACCAATGCGGGGGCTGACATCGCAGGCTCGGAGGAACTGATCAATGACATCCAGAAAGGGATGCTGGATTTTGACCTGTTGATTGCCACACCGGATATGATGCCGCAGGTGGCGAAGTTGGGTAAATTGTTGGGACCACGGGGTCTGATGCCTTCTCCCAAGGGGGGGACTGTGACCTTTGATTTACCCCAGGCAATTTCAGAATTTAAAGCAGGTAAATTAGAATTTCGGGCAGATCGGACAGGGATCGTCCATGTTATGTTTGGTAAGGCATCTTTTCCAACGGAAGACTTGCTGATTAATCTGAAGGCATTGCAGGAAACGATCGATCGCAACCGCCCTTCAGGGGCAAAAGGTCGTTACTGGCGCAGTATCTACGTTGCCTCTACAATGGGTCCTTCTATCGAGGTTGATATCAACGGATTGCGCGACTTAAAGATGGGAGAAGCCGCATGA
- the rplJ gene encoding 50S ribosomal protein L10 — MGRTLEGKKEIVAELKETLSQSQLAVVINYKGLSVSEITDLRRRLIPKGATCKVTKNTLMRIAVEGDKNWEPITKFLSDSSAFLLIQDDISGALKAYQDFQKASKKTELRGGVMEGRALSEADVKAIA, encoded by the coding sequence ATGGGTAGAACGCTGGAAGGTAAAAAAGAGATCGTGGCTGAGCTGAAGGAAACTTTGAGCCAGTCACAGTTGGCTGTTGTGATTAACTACAAAGGGCTGTCGGTTTCTGAAATCACAGACCTGCGGAGGCGGTTGATCCCCAAGGGGGCAACTTGCAAAGTCACCAAAAATACCCTGATGCGGATTGCTGTGGAGGGGGACAAAAACTGGGAACCCATTACCAAGTTTCTGTCCGATTCTTCTGCATTTCTGTTGATTCAGGATGATATTAGCGGGGCGCTGAAAGCCTATCAGGATTTCCAGAAGGCTTCCAAGAAGACTGAGCTTCGCGGCGGCGTTATGGAGGGGCGTGCCCTATCCGAGGCAGATGTGAAGGCGATCGCCTGA
- the rplL gene encoding 50S ribosomal protein L7/L12, translating into MSAATDEILEKLKTLTLLEASELVKQIEEAFGVSAAAPVGGFAMAAVPGAAAAPAEEVEEKTEFDVVLEEVPADKKIAILKVVRTLTGLGLKEAKDLVEAAPKPVKEGIAKGDAEDAKKQLEEAGAKVSVK; encoded by the coding sequence ATGTCCGCAGCAACCGATGAAATTTTGGAAAAACTGAAGACCCTGACTCTGCTGGAAGCATCCGAGTTGGTGAAGCAAATTGAAGAGGCGTTTGGCGTCAGTGCTGCTGCCCCTGTGGGTGGTTTTGCTATGGCAGCCGTTCCTGGAGCAGCCGCAGCCCCCGCTGAAGAAGTCGAAGAAAAGACTGAATTTGACGTGGTTCTGGAAGAAGTTCCGGCTGACAAGAAAATTGCCATCCTGAAGGTCGTTCGTACCCTGACCGGATTGGGTCTGAAGGAAGCGAAGGATCTGGTAGAGGCAGCACCCAAGCCCGTTAAAGAAGGGATTGCCAAGGGTGACGCAGAAGACGCGAAGAAACAGCTTGAAGAAGCTGGAGCTAAGGTCAGCGTTAAGTAA
- a CDS encoding GlsB/YeaQ/YmgE family stress response membrane protein, producing MGNIIAWIILGLLAGAIAKAIYPGTQGGGILATMVLGIVGAFVGGALFSVLSGGGLVLSSTAPFSIGGVVVAVLGAIIAIFLWGLITRRAA from the coding sequence ATGGGCAACATCATTGCTTGGATTATTTTAGGTCTACTTGCAGGCGCGATCGCCAAAGCAATTTATCCAGGTACCCAGGGTGGTGGTATTCTTGCCACAATGGTTTTAGGAATTGTTGGAGCCTTCGTTGGGGGGGCTTTGTTCAGTGTCCTGTCCGGAGGAGGATTGGTCCTCTCGTCAACTGCACCTTTTAGCATTGGCGGTGTTGTTGTAGCAGTATTAGGTGCAATTATTGCGATTTTCCTGTGGGGATTGATAACCCGACGTGCCGCTTAA
- a CDS encoding serine/threonine-protein kinase: MLGELLGARYKVISVLGAGGFGHTYIAEDTQRPGNPRCVLKHLTFASPNTKVLEHVRRLFQAEAETLEKLGKHDQIPQLLAYFEERQQFYLVQEFIQGTPLGEELERERRFSETQVVAMVEDVLGILEYVHGQGVIHRDIKPENLIRRQQDGKFVLIDFGAVKTIANTIAEVTGETSLSVPVYTSGYASSEQCLGRPRFNSDLYSLGMVAIQTLTGMRPSQLPHDYNTSEIIWRDQAQVSTALAAFLDQLVAYHFIERYQSATEALQALRQIISAAPTVMSQPGTWYSRGGATFVPTHQTQLQLSAPAEPPTRPPLRKPAKVAAIALSAIAATFAIAIFARNYSQFYSGPALPPPWGTPSNPPLGKESPNFPGGMAVFQERMSRGEKLLNKWQVIPEKRGRG; this comes from the coding sequence ATGCTGGGTGAACTTCTCGGTGCGCGCTATAAAGTTATTAGTGTCTTAGGGGCAGGGGGCTTTGGTCATACCTACATTGCTGAAGACACCCAGCGTCCTGGAAATCCTCGCTGTGTTCTTAAACACCTTACCTTTGCCAGCCCCAATACAAAAGTTTTGGAACATGTGCGACGGCTTTTTCAGGCAGAAGCAGAGACCCTGGAAAAACTAGGTAAGCACGACCAAATTCCACAATTACTGGCTTATTTTGAGGAAAGGCAACAATTTTATCTGGTGCAAGAATTCATCCAGGGAACGCCGCTGGGGGAAGAGTTGGAACGGGAACGCCGCTTTTCTGAAACTCAAGTGGTTGCGATGGTGGAAGATGTGTTGGGGATTCTGGAATATGTTCATGGTCAGGGCGTGATACACCGGGACATTAAACCAGAGAACCTGATTCGTCGTCAGCAGGACGGTAAGTTCGTTCTGATTGATTTTGGGGCGGTTAAGACGATCGCCAATACGATCGCAGAGGTGACTGGAGAAACCAGTTTAAGTGTGCCAGTCTATACCTCTGGCTACGCCTCCAGTGAGCAGTGCCTGGGGAGACCCCGGTTTAACAGCGATTTGTATTCTCTGGGCATGGTAGCAATTCAAACGCTGACGGGCATGCGTCCCTCCCAGTTGCCCCACGATTACAACACCTCTGAAATCATTTGGCGGGATCAAGCGCAGGTGAGCACTGCCCTGGCAGCCTTCCTGGATCAGCTGGTTGCCTATCATTTTATTGAGCGTTATCAGTCTGCAACGGAGGCATTGCAAGCATTGCGGCAAATTATCTCGGCTGCGCCAACGGTGATGTCTCAGCCGGGTACCTGGTATAGCCGGGGGGGCGCAACGTTTGTTCCTACCCACCAGACCCAACTCCAGCTTTCAGCTCCTGCTGAGCCACCTACCCGCCCACCCTTACGTAAACCAGCGAAGGTTGCTGCGATCGCCCTATCTGCGATCGCAGCAACCTTTGCCATCGCTATTTTTGCCCGCAATTATTCCCAGTTCTACTCTGGTCCGGCTTTGCCACCTCCCTGGGGCACGCCTTCTAACCCGCCGCTAGGCAAGGAATCCCCTAATTTCCCAGGGGGGATGGCAGTATTTCAGGAGCGGATGAGTAGGGGAGAAAAACTGCTGAATAAGTGGCAGGTGATTCCTGAAAAACGAGGCAGGGGTTGA
- a CDS encoding ABC transporter substrate-binding protein, translating into MPNQREDGGNQREVARQLATLIAASPETLGVIGHGNSDTSIAAAEVYQANQLVMISPISSAVQLSNLGSYIFRTMPSDQLTAKALVTHMLNSMKKRKVVVFFNSASEYSKSLKNEFKNALFYSAGVDLLGEFDLSRPDFDAYESINESIVKGAEVVLLASDHTMSDRAMQVVSINEKRLKMLAGDSFFSPNLLKIAGKEAIGIVVAVPANLVQSSPFWRKFTRLWGNQIPLSWRSSLAYDATQSLVTAIRSEPTRNGVQRALSQPSFAATGAEGAVRFLPSGDRQGNVHLMTIAPTSSGKATRYSFKILR; encoded by the coding sequence ATGCCCAATCAACGCGAGGATGGGGGAAATCAACGGGAGGTTGCGCGTCAGTTAGCTACCCTGATAGCGGCTTCTCCAGAGACTTTAGGAGTCATTGGTCATGGCAACAGCGATACGTCGATCGCTGCCGCCGAGGTCTATCAGGCAAACCAATTGGTGATGATTTCCCCGATCAGTTCGGCTGTTCAGCTATCCAACCTGGGCAGCTATATCTTCCGCACCATGCCGAGTGATCAGTTGACGGCAAAAGCACTGGTTACCCACATGCTGAATTCAATGAAGAAGCGGAAGGTGGTTGTTTTCTTTAACTCTGCCAGTGAGTACAGCAAATCCCTCAAGAATGAGTTCAAGAATGCACTCTTTTATAGTGCAGGGGTGGATTTGTTGGGAGAGTTTGATCTTTCCAGACCTGATTTTGATGCCTATGAGAGTATCAACGAGTCGATCGTCAAAGGGGCGGAGGTGGTGTTGTTGGCATCTGACCATACCATGTCCGATCGGGCGATGCAGGTTGTAAGTATTAACGAAAAGCGCCTTAAAATGCTGGCTGGAGATAGTTTCTTTTCTCCCAACCTACTTAAGATTGCGGGCAAAGAGGCGATCGGCATTGTTGTAGCAGTTCCAGCCAATCTGGTTCAGTCATCACCGTTTTGGCGAAAATTTACCCGTTTATGGGGCAATCAAATTCCACTGAGCTGGCGATCGTCCCTTGCCTATGATGCAACTCAATCTTTGGTTACAGCAATCCGCAGCGAGCCGACCCGCAATGGAGTTCAACGTGCCCTATCCCAACCCTCCTTTGCGGCAACGGGGGCTGAGGGGGCGGTCAGGTTTCTACCTTCGGGAGATCGCCAGGGGAACGTTCACCTGATGACCATCGCACCAACTTCCTCAGGTAAAGCAACCCGGTACAGCTTTAAGATACTTCGATAG
- a CDS encoding ABC transporter permease, protein MSGTITPSKASFDNQVNTLQTPGSSPLQDFLQETIALTRRLFIQLQRRPSTLIAGIIQPLMWLVLFGALFQNAPQGLFGDDVSYGKFLGAGVIVFTAFGGALNAGLPVMFDREFGFLNRLLVAPLASRYSIVAASAIFITVMSLLQTAAIVAMGALLGSGLPNPLGLAIVALIVLLLVVGVTALSLGLTFSLPGHIELIAVIFVTNLPLLFASTALVPLSFMPRWLQVVATLNPLSYAIEPIRYLYLHPDWSFSSVVMQAPWGSVTLGTALLILVAFALFGLLAIQPRLRRSLA, encoded by the coding sequence ATGAGTGGCACAATTACCCCTTCCAAAGCTAGTTTTGATAACCAGGTAAACACCTTGCAAACTCCTGGTTCCTCTCCGCTTCAGGATTTCTTGCAGGAAACGATCGCCCTCACCCGCCGTTTGTTTATTCAACTTCAACGTCGCCCTTCAACCCTGATTGCGGGTATTATTCAACCGCTCATGTGGCTGGTTCTGTTTGGTGCTCTGTTTCAAAATGCCCCCCAGGGGTTATTTGGCGATGATGTTAGCTACGGGAAATTTTTGGGTGCTGGGGTGATTGTGTTTACTGCCTTTGGCGGCGCACTCAATGCGGGCTTACCCGTCATGTTTGATCGCGAATTTGGCTTCCTGAATCGGCTGCTGGTGGCTCCCCTGGCAAGCCGCTACTCGATCGTAGCCGCGTCCGCCATCTTCATTACGGTCATGAGTCTGCTTCAAACCGCTGCGATCGTTGCGATGGGGGCTTTGTTAGGGTCTGGGTTACCCAATCCATTGGGGTTGGCGATCGTGGCGCTAATTGTGCTGTTACTGGTGGTCGGAGTCACCGCATTGAGCCTGGGACTGACCTTTTCCCTCCCCGGTCATATCGAGCTAATTGCCGTGATTTTCGTGACCAACCTGCCGCTGTTATTTGCCAGCACAGCCCTGGTTCCGCTCTCCTTTATGCCCAGGTGGTTACAGGTGGTGGCAACCCTGAATCCACTCAGTTATGCAATTGAACCGATCCGTTACCTTTATCTGCATCCGGATTGGTCCTTTAGCAGTGTTGTGATGCAAGCTCCCTGGGGTTCAGTGACCCTAGGAACTGCCCTGCTGATTCTGGTCGCCTTTGCTCTGTTTGGGTTGTTGGCAATTCAACCAAGACTGCGGCGATCGCTTGCCTGA
- a CDS encoding ABC transporter ATP-binding protein translates to MAPAVLIEKLQKRYGAVEAVKEVSFQIEPGEIFGLLGPNGAGKTTTLRCLCTLTEPDGGTVEVSGISVIENPRLARQHLGYIAQEVALDKVLTGRELLQLQAALYHLPRNVIKDRIDAVLSLLGLQEYADKKTGTYSGGLKKRLDLAAGLLHQPDVLVLDEPTVGLDIESRIAVWDFLRKLREQGTTVLLTSHYLEEVDALADRVAIIDQGIVIAAGKPSELKDKVGGDRITLRIREFAPLEEAETAKALLQQIDSVQEVIINGAQGNSLNLVVTPQSEALMTVQKVLQDAGLPTFGIAQSRPSLDDVYLAATGRTLLDAEIAAAGSRDEKAERKKNMR, encoded by the coding sequence ATGGCTCCTGCGGTTTTAATTGAAAAGCTGCAAAAGCGTTATGGTGCAGTAGAAGCGGTTAAAGAGGTTTCCTTTCAAATCGAGCCAGGAGAAATTTTTGGCTTGCTGGGTCCCAATGGCGCAGGCAAAACCACCACTCTGCGTTGCCTCTGTACCCTAACTGAACCCGATGGGGGAACGGTCGAAGTTTCTGGCATCTCGGTGATTGAAAATCCCAGGTTGGCGCGGCAGCATTTGGGCTATATCGCCCAGGAAGTTGCCCTCGACAAAGTTCTGACCGGGCGAGAATTGCTCCAACTGCAAGCCGCACTCTATCATCTGCCTCGCAACGTGATCAAAGACCGAATTGATGCGGTGTTGAGTCTGCTGGGATTGCAAGAGTATGCTGACAAAAAAACAGGAACCTACTCCGGTGGTTTGAAGAAGCGGTTGGATCTGGCAGCTGGACTGCTGCATCAACCGGATGTACTGGTGCTGGATGAACCAACCGTTGGATTAGACATCGAAAGCCGGATTGCGGTTTGGGACTTTTTGCGAAAACTGCGGGAGCAGGGCACCACTGTTTTGCTCACCAGCCACTATCTGGAAGAAGTGGATGCTTTAGCTGATCGGGTTGCCATTATTGATCAGGGAATTGTCATTGCAGCGGGCAAACCATCTGAGTTGAAAGATAAGGTGGGGGGCGATCGCATCACCCTCCGCATTCGCGAATTTGCCCCACTGGAAGAAGCCGAAACAGCAAAGGCACTGCTCCAGCAAATTGACTCGGTTCAGGAAGTCATCATTAATGGTGCCCAGGGGAACTCCCTCAACCTGGTGGTAACCCCCCAAAGCGAAGCCCTGATGACGGTTCAAAAAGTCCTCCAGGATGCGGGGCTCCCCACCTTCGGCATTGCCCAATCCCGTCCCAGCCTGGATGATGTCTACCTCGCCGCCACCGGACGCACCTTACTTGATGCCGAAATCGCCGCTGCGGGCAGCCGTGACGAAAAAGCCGAAAGAAAGAAAAATATGCGTTAG